In the genome of Croceimicrobium hydrocarbonivorans, one region contains:
- a CDS encoding TonB-dependent receptor: MKRQLLVLALLGLSPSLIRAQETDTSKVHQLEEVTISTVRASADAPVAQVTLTKKQIEKVFQGQDGAFILERLSPSLVAYSESGTNFSNYGQMRLRGIDQSRINITLNGVPLNDMMDQGVFFSNFTDFGNSVESVQIQRGVGTSSNGVASYAGSVNFESISLTRQKPSTELQLTGGSFNTLRASAEVHTGLMENRTAFYARMSRLQSDGYRRHSGTESNSLFFSGGYFGDEHAVKFTAFAGNTQNDLAYSPVPLAQIKRDPRTNILNETDIDDFSQWLFQLQHTWRLGLKNSWVNTIYYGGAGGDFPYSYPDSSSPSGLTAINYPLYNDHYGWLSNFNWNSNLGSFNFGTHLYTFLRENAEYVVPNRLNPYYQDKSTKDEFSIFAKWEKAWGPLKFYADVQARQVYISLGGDASYLGEDPAIPSRDYFFLNPKAGVTYDLKSNWQLYLSFGRSGREPTRSDILGGLQVTPYNIANVRSGANVSPEYVNDLELGTRFEYQKLKVDVNAYYMTFENEIAPIGAYISEGFYQIYLNQDPSFRRGVELMADYSFLKRFNVRAQMAYLDARISTYAPVNANVVYENVRPILSPEWNGSIFLNYAVNSRLNAGIRARFLSEQFMELTNDPSLVVPASTVLDFVADWRFYKEHQISLQVNNITDALYYTYGAPAFDGTPGYLVQAPLNVYATLRLVF, translated from the coding sequence ATGAAAAGGCAACTACTTGTTCTTGCTTTATTGGGATTGAGCCCTTCCCTTATTCGGGCTCAGGAAACGGACACCTCCAAAGTCCATCAATTGGAAGAAGTAACCATTTCTACGGTTCGGGCTTCCGCCGATGCGCCAGTAGCTCAGGTAACTCTCACAAAAAAGCAAATTGAAAAAGTGTTCCAAGGTCAGGATGGCGCTTTTATCCTGGAAAGATTAAGCCCTTCTTTGGTGGCTTATTCGGAGTCGGGGACCAATTTTAGCAATTATGGTCAAATGCGCTTACGCGGTATCGACCAAAGTCGGATTAACATTACTCTCAATGGAGTGCCCTTAAATGATATGATGGATCAAGGGGTGTTTTTCTCCAATTTCACGGATTTTGGAAATAGCGTAGAGTCGGTTCAGATTCAGCGTGGGGTAGGAACTTCCAGTAATGGTGTGGCTTCCTATGCCGGATCCGTCAATTTTGAATCCATTTCGCTAACTCGCCAAAAGCCCAGTACCGAACTGCAATTAACCGGTGGGTCTTTCAATACCCTGCGTGCCAGTGCTGAGGTGCATACAGGATTGATGGAAAACCGCACCGCCTTTTATGCAAGAATGAGCCGTTTGCAGAGCGATGGCTATCGTCGCCATTCGGGCACGGAATCGAATTCCCTCTTTTTCTCCGGCGGCTATTTTGGTGATGAGCATGCGGTGAAATTCACGGCCTTTGCCGGGAATACCCAAAATGATTTGGCCTATTCGCCCGTTCCTTTGGCGCAAATTAAGCGGGATCCTCGTACTAATATTTTGAACGAAACCGACATTGATGATTTTTCACAATGGTTGTTTCAATTGCAACATACCTGGCGATTAGGGCTTAAGAATTCTTGGGTAAACACCATTTATTATGGTGGTGCTGGTGGCGATTTTCCTTATTCCTATCCAGACAGTAGCAGTCCTTCGGGTCTAACCGCTATCAATTATCCGCTCTATAATGATCATTATGGTTGGCTTTCAAATTTCAATTGGAACTCTAATTTGGGCTCCTTTAATTTCGGAACTCACCTTTATACCTTCTTGCGTGAAAATGCGGAGTATGTAGTGCCTAATCGCCTAAACCCTTATTATCAGGATAAGAGTACTAAAGATGAGTTTTCAATTTTTGCAAAATGGGAGAAAGCCTGGGGACCTCTTAAATTTTATGCCGATGTTCAAGCTCGTCAAGTGTATATAAGCTTGGGTGGAGATGCTAGCTATTTGGGTGAGGATCCTGCTATCCCAAGCCGCGATTATTTCTTCCTTAATCCTAAGGCAGGAGTGACCTATGACTTGAAATCCAATTGGCAACTCTATTTATCCTTTGGTCGCAGTGGTCGCGAGCCAACCCGTTCCGACATTTTAGGTGGCCTGCAGGTAACGCCTTACAATATTGCTAATGTGCGCAGTGGAGCCAATGTAAGTCCGGAATATGTAAATGACCTGGAGCTTGGAACTCGCTTTGAATACCAAAAATTGAAGGTGGATGTAAACGCTTATTACATGACCTTCGAAAACGAAATTGCTCCCATTGGAGCTTATATCAGCGAAGGCTTTTACCAGATTTATTTGAATCAGGATCCTAGTTTCCGTCGTGGAGTAGAATTGATGGCCGATTACAGTTTCTTGAAGCGTTTCAATGTGAGAGCACAAATGGCTTATTTGGATGCGCGCATTAGCACCTATGCCCCGGTAAATGCCAATGTGGTATACGAAAATGTTCGTCCGATTTTAAGTCCGGAATGGAATGGTTCGATATTCTTGAACTATGCAGTAAACTCCAGGTTGAACGCCGGAATTCGCGCACGTTTCCTCAGTGAGCAGTTTATGGAGTTGACTAATGATCCTAGCTTGGTGGTGCCAGCCTCTACGGTATTGGACTTTGTAGCGGATTGGCGCTTTTATAAGGAACATCAAATTAGCCTGCAGGTAAACAACATTACGGATGCTCTTTATTATACCTATGGAGCACCTGCTTTTGATGGTACTCCTGGCTATTTAGTGCAAGCGCCGCTTAATGTTTACGCTACCTTAAGACTGGTATTCTAA
- a CDS encoding ABC transporter substrate-binding protein has product MRKLVMLAGLVLSLWSCTNPAKESAASDKEELLEMDTLRLALDWTPNVLHTGIFYAESQKWFQEAGIHLIWDTPERDNYTKKPIFRLLDGEVDLAVGPSEHLFAFAADSAQVHAQAVASLLQSDRSAFVVKKSSGIKRPADIGSATYLGYHTPLEEHILKAMIEADGAVAKFGTETPGRLQVWDAFRKDSGEVAWVFLHWEAMQSELAGDSLNTFIPNDYGVPYGYSSVIMAPKVLDADQADLIRRFLDICRKAYQECNNHPDLVLDSILDHIQHPNFVNHVFMRQAFADIRPHFGTDQWGVMADQKWLDYAQWLEERGLNDLQAHAVKEFYSNEFLEPK; this is encoded by the coding sequence ATGCGGAAATTAGTAATGCTTGCAGGACTGGTGCTTAGCCTTTGGTCCTGCACGAATCCTGCGAAAGAGAGCGCAGCTTCTGATAAGGAGGAGCTGCTCGAAATGGATACCCTGCGTTTGGCTTTAGACTGGACGCCCAATGTTTTGCATACTGGGATTTTTTATGCGGAATCACAGAAATGGTTTCAAGAAGCGGGCATCCACTTGATTTGGGATACCCCGGAAAGGGATAATTATACCAAGAAGCCCATCTTTAGATTATTAGATGGGGAAGTAGATTTAGCGGTAGGCCCTTCAGAACATTTATTTGCCTTTGCGGCAGATAGTGCCCAGGTACATGCCCAGGCTGTAGCCAGCTTATTGCAAAGCGATCGCAGTGCCTTTGTGGTTAAGAAATCATCGGGGATAAAGCGACCTGCGGATATTGGCTCTGCAACTTATTTGGGCTACCACACGCCTTTAGAAGAGCATATCCTTAAGGCAATGATCGAAGCAGATGGTGCTGTGGCGAAATTCGGAACCGAAACTCCGGGTCGCCTTCAGGTCTGGGATGCTTTTCGGAAGGATTCGGGCGAGGTGGCCTGGGTGTTTTTGCATTGGGAAGCCATGCAATCGGAATTAGCCGGAGATAGTCTTAATACCTTTATCCCTAATGATTATGGTGTGCCTTATGGCTATTCATCCGTAATTATGGCTCCTAAGGTTTTGGATGCCGATCAGGCGGATTTAATTCGTCGCTTTTTAGACATCTGCCGAAAGGCTTATCAAGAATGTAATAATCATCCGGATTTGGTTTTGGACTCCATATTGGATCATATCCAGCATCCCAATTTCGTGAATCATGTTTTTATGCGGCAGGCTTTCGCCGATATCCGCCCTCATTTTGGCACGGATCAATGGGGGGTGATGGCAGATCAAAAATGGTTGGACTATGCCCAATGGTTGGAAGAGCGAGGTTTGAATGATTTACAAGCTCATGCCGTTAAGGAATTCTACAGCAATGAATTTTTAGAACCTAAATAG
- a CDS encoding AAA family ATPase, which translates to MERRIIVVSGPESSGKSQLCRELSEKLDIPWVAEYARIYLEKNGPEYNKASLQEIYQEHLAHQAQALEKHPEGNILLDTDSFNYLIWNRRVFNFDPAPLMEQIQREQEHSYLLCYPDLEWEPDPLRENPIDRLDIFHENLALIQEYNRPYAIVKGQKKERLSNALDALQKLL; encoded by the coding sequence GTGGAGCGGCGCATTATCGTAGTAAGTGGACCTGAAAGTTCAGGTAAATCGCAATTATGCCGGGAGCTGAGTGAAAAGCTGGATATTCCCTGGGTAGCAGAATATGCCCGTATATATCTCGAAAAAAATGGGCCCGAATACAACAAAGCCAGTTTACAGGAAATCTATCAGGAACACCTGGCCCATCAGGCCCAAGCCCTGGAAAAACACCCGGAAGGAAACATCCTCTTAGACACCGATAGTTTCAACTATTTAATTTGGAATCGACGGGTTTTCAACTTTGATCCCGCGCCTTTAATGGAGCAAATCCAGAGAGAACAAGAACACTCCTATTTGCTTTGCTATCCGGATTTGGAATGGGAGCCCGACCCCCTGCGAGAAAATCCCATTGATCGATTGGATATATTCCATGAAAACCTGGCTTTGATTCAAGAGTACAATCGGCCTTATGCCATTGTGAAGGGGCAAAAAAAAGAGCGCCTCAGCAATGCACTGGACGCTCTTCAAAAATTGCTTTAA